In Massilia forsythiae, one DNA window encodes the following:
- a CDS encoding CheR family methyltransferase, protein MAAPNEAAPAGAAHAWTGPAAALAVEELETELLLEALFQRFGHDFRAYDRAALRRRLVQALRAQGAATLSGLQERVLHDAAAAAVVLRALSVAPGPLFAHPGHAARLRGVLAPALRGWPVPKVWMAECAGVGEAWTLAIVLAEEGVAGRLDIHATLANEELVGEMQDAAIPVAELAAAQERYALAGGAAALASYFEVEDGMARLRPQLRRAITWSQYSLVTDASFNEFQAILCCGALPDFGPLLRQRVLRLFHDSLARFGVLCLDRPLAVTDAHAGTYQAVGGDRPWYKRVG, encoded by the coding sequence ATGGCGGCACCGAACGAGGCGGCGCCGGCGGGCGCCGCACACGCGTGGACCGGCCCGGCCGCCGCCCTGGCGGTGGAGGAGCTGGAAACCGAGCTGCTGCTGGAAGCCCTGTTCCAGCGCTTCGGCCACGATTTCCGCGCCTACGACCGCGCCGCCCTGCGCCGCCGCCTGGTGCAGGCGCTGCGCGCGCAGGGCGCGGCCACCCTGTCCGGGCTGCAGGAGCGGGTGCTGCACGATGCGGCGGCCGCCGCCGTCGTGCTGCGCGCGCTGTCGGTGGCGCCGGGGCCGCTGTTCGCGCATCCCGGCCACGCGGCGCGCCTGCGCGGCGTGCTGGCGCCGGCGCTGCGCGGCTGGCCGGTGCCGAAGGTGTGGATGGCCGAGTGCGCCGGCGTGGGCGAGGCCTGGACGCTGGCGATCGTGCTGGCCGAGGAAGGCGTGGCCGGCCGGCTCGACATCCACGCCACCCTCGCCAACGAGGAACTGGTGGGCGAGATGCAGGACGCCGCGATTCCCGTGGCCGAGCTGGCGGCGGCGCAAGAACGCTACGCACTGGCCGGCGGCGCGGCCGCGCTGGCGTCCTACTTCGAGGTCGAGGACGGCATGGCGCGCCTGCGCCCGCAGCTGCGGCGCGCCATCACCTGGTCGCAGTACAGCCTGGTGACCGACGCCTCATTCAACGAATTCCAGGCGATCCTGTGCTGCGGCGCCCTGCCCGACTTCGGCCCGCTGCTGCGCCAGCGCGTGCTGCGCCTGTTCCACGACAGCCTGGCGCGCTTCGGCGTGCTGTGCCTGGACCGGCCGCTGGCGGTGACGGATGCGCATGCGGGGACCTACCAGGCGGTGGGTGGAGACAGGCCGTGGTACAAGCGGGTGGGATGA
- a CDS encoding HAMP domain-containing protein, whose product MNNMTDMAEQLDVKLLLSTLMALKKGDFSVRMPSDWTGVSGKIADTLNDIIETKQKMVETVTEVSRVVGREGHLTQRADVPGVVGGWSTIISSVNTLIDDLVRPTTEMARVIGAVAKGDLSQTMALEVDGHPLKGQYLRAAQTANTMVEQLSSFSSEVTRVAREVGTEGKLGGQAQVKGVAGTWKDLTDSVNSMAGNLTSQVRNIAEVTTAVANGDLSKKITVDVRGEILQLKDTINVMVDQLRAFASEVTRVAREVGTEGKLGGQAYVPGVGGTWKDLTDNVNFMASNLTGQVRNIATVTTAVANGDLSKKITVDVKGEILELKNTINVMVDQLSSFSSEVTRVAREVGTEGKLGGQAQVKGVAGTWKDLTDSVNSMAGNLTGQVRNIADVTTAVANGDLSKKITVDVKGEILELKNTINVMVDQLNSFASEVTRVAREVGTEGRLGGQANVPGVAGTWKDLTDNVNFMAGNLTGQVRNIAEVTTAVANGDLSKKITVDVKGEILQLKDTINVMVDQLSSFASEVTRVAREVGTEGKLGGQAYVPGVGGTWKDLTDNVNFMASNLTGQVRNIAAVTTAVARGDLSKKITVDVKGEILELKDTINVMVDQLSSFASEVTRVAREVGTEGRLGGQANVSGVAGTWKDLTENVNQLAANLTNQMRAIGEVATAVTRGDLSRSITVEARGEMSYLKDNINEMIRNLKETTQKNAQQDWLKTNLARFTRLLQGQRDLQAVTKLILSELAPLISAHHGVFYMMDSQETDARLRMIASYGYRSSRKLPTSFLPGEGLVGQCALEKSRIWLTDVPRDYIVVSSGLGAAPPTNIVVLPILFEQQVKAVIEIASLDRFTETHLSFLDQLMESIGVVLNTIEANSRTESLLTQSQSLAQELQQTNLELAEKARLLSDQNIEVERKNREVEQAKLALEEKATQLALSSKYKSEFLANMSHELRTPLNSLLILAQQLSDNPEGNLSGKQVEFAKTIYGSGSDLLTLINDILDLSKIESGTVTLDVAEYRFATLRNYVDRTFRHMAEAKHLGFQVELADNLPGAVMTDTTRLQQVLKNLLSNAFKFTSHGHVSLSIGLVAGGWSQEHPHLPDADAVLAFSVRDSGVGIPADKLQLIFEAFQQADGSTARKYGGTGLGLSISRELARLLGGEIRVESTVGAGSTFTLYLPYNRAGFINYEQTRQPQPARLAPPQAAAQAAAPSATAPAASAASARDTGAGVGAGTAAQTDAAAGVRGPGAGGAPEADAGAFPAAAHSAAGDDDVMDDRGITTPGDPSVLIVEDDERFAATLLDFAREKNFKGIVTHRGDSALSLARDYLPSAILLDIDLPDIDGLTVLDRLKRDPGTRHIPVHVISALRERERALRQGAISYVEKPVTREVLQDEFKRIQKFLMGGKRALLVVEDDPAQRDAIVSLVGAADVHIVTAHDGAAALAALAERDFDCMVLDLTLPDVTGFELLDRIGSQPALRDLPIVVYTAKELSHQDVARLKRYAKTIVVKDARSPERLLDETALFLHRSQASLPDAQRRMLEEIHALDGTLAGRKVLIVDDDLRNIFALSSLLERQQMQVAFAENGRDGIEVLEKDPGIEIVLMDIMMPEMDGYDTMRAIRRIPEFKSLPIITLTAKAMKGDRDKCIAAGASDYITKPVDVAQLLSMMRVWLH is encoded by the coding sequence ATGAATAACATGACCGACATGGCCGAACAGCTCGATGTCAAGCTGTTGCTGTCCACGCTGATGGCCCTGAAAAAGGGCGATTTTTCGGTGCGCATGCCGTCCGACTGGACCGGCGTGTCCGGCAAGATCGCCGACACCCTGAACGACATCATCGAAACCAAGCAGAAGATGGTGGAGACCGTGACCGAGGTGTCGCGCGTGGTCGGCCGCGAAGGCCACCTGACCCAGCGCGCCGACGTGCCGGGCGTGGTAGGCGGCTGGTCCACCATCATCAGCTCGGTCAATACGTTGATCGACGACCTGGTGCGCCCGACCACCGAGATGGCGCGCGTGATCGGCGCGGTGGCCAAGGGCGATTTGTCGCAGACCATGGCGCTGGAAGTGGACGGCCATCCGCTCAAGGGCCAGTACCTGCGCGCGGCGCAGACCGCCAACACCATGGTGGAACAGCTGTCCTCGTTCTCGTCGGAGGTGACGCGCGTGGCGCGCGAGGTCGGCACCGAGGGTAAACTCGGCGGCCAGGCCCAGGTGAAGGGCGTGGCCGGCACCTGGAAGGACCTGACCGACTCGGTCAACTCGATGGCGGGCAACCTGACCTCGCAGGTGCGCAACATCGCCGAGGTGACCACGGCGGTGGCCAACGGCGACCTGTCGAAGAAGATCACGGTGGACGTGCGCGGCGAAATCCTGCAGTTGAAGGACACCATCAACGTCATGGTGGACCAGCTGCGCGCGTTCGCCTCGGAAGTGACGCGCGTGGCGCGCGAGGTCGGCACCGAGGGCAAGCTGGGCGGCCAGGCCTACGTGCCGGGCGTGGGCGGCACCTGGAAGGACTTGACCGACAACGTGAATTTCATGGCCTCCAACCTCACCGGCCAGGTGCGCAACATCGCCACCGTGACCACCGCGGTGGCGAACGGCGACCTGTCGAAGAAGATCACGGTGGACGTGAAGGGCGAGATCCTGGAACTGAAGAACACCATCAACGTGATGGTGGACCAGCTGTCCTCGTTCTCGTCCGAGGTGACGCGGGTGGCACGCGAGGTCGGCACCGAAGGTAAGCTCGGCGGCCAGGCCCAGGTGAAGGGCGTGGCCGGCACCTGGAAGGACTTGACCGACTCGGTCAACTCGATGGCCGGCAACCTGACCGGCCAGGTGAGGAACATCGCCGACGTGACCACGGCGGTGGCCAACGGCGACCTCTCGAAGAAGATCACGGTCGACGTCAAGGGCGAGATCCTGGAACTGAAGAACACCATCAACGTGATGGTGGACCAGCTGAACTCGTTCGCCTCGGAAGTGACGCGGGTGGCGCGGGAAGTCGGCACCGAGGGCCGCCTGGGCGGCCAGGCCAACGTGCCCGGCGTGGCCGGCACCTGGAAGGACCTGACCGACAACGTCAACTTCATGGCCGGCAACCTGACCGGCCAGGTGCGCAACATCGCCGAGGTGACCACCGCGGTGGCCAACGGCGACCTGTCCAAGAAGATCACCGTGGACGTGAAGGGCGAGATCCTGCAGCTGAAGGACACCATCAACGTGATGGTGGACCAGCTGTCCTCGTTCGCCTCGGAAGTGACGCGCGTGGCGCGCGAGGTCGGCACCGAGGGCAAGCTCGGCGGCCAGGCCTACGTGCCGGGCGTGGGCGGCACCTGGAAGGACCTGACCGACAACGTCAACTTCATGGCGTCCAACCTCACCGGCCAGGTGCGCAACATCGCCGCGGTGACCACCGCCGTGGCGCGCGGCGACCTGTCCAAGAAGATCACGGTCGACGTCAAGGGCGAGATCCTGGAACTGAAGGACACCATCAACGTGATGGTGGACCAGCTGTCTTCCTTCGCCTCGGAAGTGACGCGCGTGGCGCGCGAGGTCGGCACCGAGGGCCGCCTGGGCGGCCAGGCCAACGTGTCCGGCGTGGCCGGCACCTGGAAGGACCTCACCGAGAACGTCAACCAGCTGGCGGCGAACCTGACCAACCAGATGCGCGCGATCGGCGAGGTGGCGACGGCGGTGACGCGCGGCGATTTGTCGCGCTCGATCACGGTGGAAGCGCGCGGCGAGATGTCCTACCTGAAGGACAACATCAACGAGATGATCCGCAACCTGAAAGAAACCACGCAGAAGAACGCGCAGCAGGACTGGTTGAAAACCAACCTGGCGCGCTTCACGCGCTTGCTGCAGGGCCAGCGCGACCTGCAGGCGGTGACCAAGCTGATCCTGTCGGAACTGGCGCCGCTGATCTCGGCCCACCACGGCGTGTTCTACATGATGGATTCGCAGGAGACCGATGCGCGCCTGCGCATGATCGCTTCCTACGGCTACCGCTCCAGCCGCAAGCTGCCGACCTCGTTCCTGCCGGGCGAGGGCCTGGTCGGCCAGTGCGCGCTGGAGAAGAGCCGCATCTGGCTGACCGACGTGCCGCGCGACTACATCGTGGTCTCGTCCGGCCTGGGCGCGGCGCCGCCGACCAACATCGTGGTGCTGCCGATCCTGTTCGAGCAGCAGGTCAAGGCGGTGATCGAGATCGCCTCGCTGGACCGCTTCACCGAGACCCATTTGTCCTTCCTCGACCAGCTGATGGAATCGATCGGCGTGGTGCTCAACACGATCGAGGCCAACAGCCGCACCGAATCGCTGCTGACCCAGTCGCAGTCGCTGGCCCAGGAGCTGCAGCAGACCAACCTGGAACTGGCGGAAAAGGCGCGCCTGCTGTCCGACCAGAACATCGAGGTGGAGCGCAAGAACCGCGAGGTGGAGCAAGCCAAGCTGGCGCTGGAAGAAAAGGCGACCCAGCTGGCGCTGTCCTCGAAGTACAAGTCCGAGTTCCTGGCCAACATGTCGCACGAACTGCGCACGCCGCTCAATTCCCTGCTGATCCTGGCCCAGCAGCTGTCCGACAACCCGGAAGGCAACCTGTCCGGCAAGCAGGTCGAATTCGCCAAGACCATCTACGGTTCCGGCTCCGACCTGCTCACCCTGATCAACGACATCCTCGACCTGTCGAAGATCGAGTCCGGCACGGTCACGCTGGACGTGGCCGAGTACCGCTTCGCCACCCTGCGCAACTACGTCGACCGCACCTTCCGCCACATGGCCGAGGCCAAGCACCTGGGCTTCCAGGTCGAACTGGCCGACAACCTGCCGGGCGCGGTGATGACCGACACCACGCGCCTGCAGCAGGTGCTCAAGAACCTGCTGTCGAACGCCTTCAAGTTCACCAGCCACGGCCACGTGTCGCTGTCGATCGGCCTGGTGGCCGGCGGCTGGAGCCAGGAGCACCCGCACCTGCCGGACGCCGACGCGGTGCTGGCGTTCTCGGTGCGCGACAGCGGCGTCGGCATCCCGGCCGACAAGCTGCAGCTGATCTTCGAAGCCTTCCAGCAGGCCGACGGCTCGACCGCGCGCAAGTACGGCGGCACCGGCCTGGGCCTGTCGATCTCGCGCGAACTGGCGCGCCTGCTGGGCGGCGAGATCCGGGTCGAGTCGACCGTCGGCGCCGGCTCCACCTTCACCCTGTACCTGCCGTACAACCGCGCCGGCTTCATCAACTACGAACAGACGCGCCAGCCGCAGCCGGCGCGCCTGGCGCCGCCGCAAGCTGCCGCGCAGGCCGCCGCGCCGTCCGCAACCGCGCCCGCGGCGTCCGCGGCGAGCGCGCGTGACACCGGCGCCGGCGTGGGGGCGGGCACGGCAGCGCAAACCGACGCCGCGGCCGGCGTGCGCGGCCCTGGCGCGGGCGGCGCGCCGGAAGCGGACGCCGGCGCCTTCCCCGCCGCCGCGCACAGCGCCGCCGGCGACGACGACGTGATGGACGACCGCGGCATCACCACGCCGGGCGATCCGTCGGTGCTGATCGTCGAGGACGACGAGCGCTTCGCCGCCACCCTGCTCGACTTCGCACGCGAAAAGAACTTCAAGGGCATCGTCACCCACCGCGGCGACTCGGCGCTGTCGCTGGCGCGCGACTACCTGCCGTCGGCGATCCTGCTCGACATCGACCTGCCCGACATCGACGGCCTGACCGTGCTCGACCGCCTCAAGCGCGACCCCGGCACGCGCCACATCCCGGTGCACGTGATCTCGGCCCTGCGCGAGCGCGAGCGCGCGCTGCGCCAGGGCGCCATCTCCTACGTCGAAAAGCCGGTCACGCGCGAGGTGCTGCAGGACGAATTCAAGCGCATCCAGAAGTTCCTGATGGGCGGCAAGCGCGCGCTGCTGGTGGTCGAGGACGACCCGGCCCAGCGCGATGCGATCGTGAGCCTGGTGGGCGCCGCCGACGTGCACATCGTCACCGCCCACGACGGCGCCGCCGCCTTGGCGGCGCTGGCCGAACGCGACTTCGACTGCATGGTGCTGGACCTGACGCTGCCCGACGTCACCGGCTTCGAGCTGCTCGACCGCATCGGCAGCCAGCCGGCGCTGCGCGACCTGCCGATCGTGGTGTACACCGCCAAGGAACTGTCGCACCAGGACGTGGCCCGGCTGAAGCGCTACGCCAAGACCATCGTGGTCAAGGATGCGCGTTCGCCCGAGCGCCTGCTGGACGAGACCGCGCTGTTCCTGCACCGCTCGCAGGCCAGCCTGCCCGACGCCCAGCGGCGCATGCTGGAAGAGATCCATGCGCTGGACGGCACCCTGGCCGGCCGCAAGGTGCTGATCGTCGACGACGACCTGCGCAACATTTTCGCCCTGTCCTCGCTGCTGGAACGCCAGCAGATGCAGGTGGCGTTCGCCGAGAACGGCCGCGACGGCATCGAGGTGCTGGAAAAGGACCCGGGCATCGAGATCGTCCTGATGGACATCATGATGCCGGAGATGGACGGCTACGACACCATGCGCGCCATCCGCCGCATCCCGGAATTCAAGTCGCTGCCGATCATCACCCTGACCGCCAAGGCGATGAAGGGCGACCGCGACAAGTGCATCGCCGCCGGCGCCTCGGACTACATCACCAAGCCGGTGGACGTGGCCCAGCTGCTGTCGATGATGCGCGTTTGGCTGCACTGA
- a CDS encoding helix-turn-helix transcriptional regulator has product MKIAQLEQLLRRDNPDAWGEALFALGRAYGFDKMLFRLTGPRHARKEFSLVQSNYPAGWREHYDAARYVYIDPIVSHCLASVLPLIWDAQVFAAAAHQGLYQEACSYGIRSGVSLPMHGPNGEFGIVCFASGLAPDAAFARDVEAMLPDLALVRDYAFASGVRFCPTTPAEAAPRLTPRELEVLGWVMAGKSSWEISKITGCAETTVKFHMGNIRQKFNVNTRQQAVVKAISLGLITPEDHRR; this is encoded by the coding sequence ATGAAGATCGCCCAGTTGGAGCAGCTGTTGCGTCGAGATAATCCGGATGCCTGGGGAGAAGCGCTGTTCGCGCTCGGCCGTGCGTACGGTTTCGACAAGATGTTGTTTCGCTTGACCGGGCCGCGCCATGCGCGCAAGGAATTTAGCTTGGTCCAGAGTAACTACCCGGCCGGCTGGCGCGAGCACTACGATGCCGCGCGCTATGTGTATATCGATCCGATCGTGAGCCATTGCCTGGCCAGCGTGCTGCCGCTGATCTGGGATGCGCAGGTATTTGCCGCTGCGGCGCACCAGGGGCTGTACCAGGAAGCGTGCTCGTACGGCATCCGCTCGGGCGTCAGCTTGCCGATGCACGGGCCGAACGGCGAATTCGGCATCGTGTGCTTTGCTTCGGGCTTGGCGCCGGACGCGGCGTTCGCACGCGATGTCGAGGCCATGCTGCCCGACCTGGCGCTGGTACGCGATTATGCGTTCGCGTCGGGCGTGCGCTTTTGCCCGACCACGCCGGCCGAGGCGGCGCCCAGGCTGACCCCGCGCGAGCTGGAGGTGCTCGGCTGGGTGATGGCGGGCAAATCGTCGTGGGAGATTTCGAAGATCACCGGCTGCGCCGAGACGACGGTGAAATTCCACATGGGGAATATTCGGCAGAAATTCAACGTCAATACCCGGCAACAGGCGGTCGTGAAGGCGATTTCGCTGGGGCTGATCACTCCAGAAGATCACCGTCGCTGA
- a CDS encoding helix-turn-helix domain-containing protein produces MNDAWHTEFDLSRHQSPTGLGETVQPHSFFLEGTAMANDFVTEAALWEPVAGSVKPLASLTPSLNDLRKFRISKRESQEKFWGRFGVTQSSGSRFENGLAVPAPVALLLKLYVNGKFSDGDLLE; encoded by the coding sequence ATGAATGATGCATGGCATACTGAATTCGATCTCAGCAGGCATCAGTCGCCGACTGGCCTGGGTGAGACGGTTCAACCTCATTCATTTTTCCTCGAAGGAACGGCGATGGCTAATGATTTCGTTACCGAAGCAGCCCTGTGGGAACCTGTTGCAGGGAGTGTCAAACCGCTGGCGTCCTTGACGCCTTCCCTCAACGATCTGCGAAAGTTCCGGATCAGCAAACGCGAGAGCCAGGAGAAATTCTGGGGCCGCTTCGGCGTCACCCAGTCGAGCGGCAGCCGCTTCGAGAACGGGCTGGCGGTGCCGGCGCCGGTCGCGTTGCTGCTGAAACTGTACGTCAACGGCAAATTCAGCGACGGTGATCTTCTGGAGTGA
- a CDS encoding prolyl oligopeptidase family serine peptidase: MSDPAIPSSPHDPYLWLEEVSSTRALDWVGARNTHSEQELARDPRYAALRTRLKTILDSKERIPYVGRHGDFYYNFWRDAEHERGIWRRTTPDEYAKSTPQWETVLDLDALARDEDENWVWAGVSTLKPRGERCLVSLSRGGGDAHVVREFDLSTLRFVDDGFVLPEAKASAGWIDRETLFVATDFGEGSMTESGYPRIVKEWRRGTPLEQATLVYAAQPDDLSASAWHDPTPGFEHQFVRRQVDFYTSELFLREAGALVPVPKPFDADAFTVRDQVVIELRSDWDAGGRTWPQGALLAMDFTRFMAGERDFDLLFAPSPTTSMDGLTATRDALLLTVLDNVKSRIVELRLTADGWQRRDVAAPSMGSLDVSSVDEFASDDYFLTVTDFLTPSSLYLGRAGSDTRTLLKSMPAFFDADPYTVDQFTARSQDGTEVPYFVVRRRDTVFDGANPALLYGYGGFEVSLAPFYSGVTGSAWLEQGGVYVLANIRGGGEFGPRWHQAALKERRQHAFDDFIAVAEDIVARKLTGPRHLGIMGGSNGGLLVGAVLTQRPDLFNAVVCQVPLLDMRRYHQLLAGASWVGEYGDPDDPAQWAFIGKYSPYHNVSAHKRYPRVLFTTSTRDDRVHPGHARKMAALMQEQGHDVLYWENTEGGHAGAANNEQTATMWALTYVFLLRQLGRA; the protein is encoded by the coding sequence ATGTCCGACCCGGCAATCCCCTCCTCTCCGCACGATCCCTACCTGTGGCTGGAAGAGGTCTCCTCCACGCGCGCCCTCGACTGGGTCGGCGCGCGCAACACCCACAGCGAGCAGGAACTGGCGCGCGATCCGCGCTACGCGGCGCTGCGCACGCGCCTGAAGACCATCCTCGATTCGAAAGAACGCATTCCCTACGTCGGCCGCCACGGCGACTTCTACTACAACTTCTGGCGCGACGCCGAGCACGAGCGCGGCATCTGGCGCCGCACCACGCCGGACGAGTACGCGAAATCCACGCCGCAATGGGAGACGGTGCTCGACCTGGACGCCCTGGCGCGCGACGAAGACGAGAACTGGGTCTGGGCCGGCGTGTCGACCCTCAAGCCGCGCGGGGAACGCTGCCTGGTGTCGCTGTCGCGCGGCGGCGGCGACGCCCACGTGGTGCGCGAGTTCGACTTGTCCACGCTGCGCTTCGTGGACGACGGTTTCGTGCTGCCGGAAGCCAAGGCCAGCGCCGGCTGGATCGACCGCGAGACGCTGTTCGTGGCCACCGACTTCGGCGAGGGTTCGATGACCGAATCCGGCTACCCGCGCATCGTCAAGGAATGGCGCCGCGGCACGCCGCTGGAACAGGCCACGCTCGTGTACGCGGCGCAGCCGGACGACTTGTCGGCCTCGGCCTGGCACGATCCGACCCCAGGTTTCGAACACCAGTTCGTGCGGCGCCAGGTCGATTTCTATACCAGCGAGCTGTTCCTGCGCGAGGCCGGCGCCCTGGTTCCGGTACCCAAGCCGTTCGACGCCGACGCCTTCACGGTGCGCGACCAGGTCGTGATCGAGCTGCGTTCCGACTGGGACGCGGGCGGGCGCACCTGGCCGCAGGGCGCGCTGCTGGCCATGGACTTCACCCGCTTCATGGCCGGCGAACGCGATTTCGACCTGCTGTTCGCGCCGTCTCCCACCACCTCGATGGACGGCTTGACGGCCACCCGCGACGCGCTGCTGCTGACGGTGCTGGACAACGTCAAGAGCCGCATCGTCGAACTGCGCCTCACGGCGGACGGTTGGCAGCGGCGCGACGTGGCGGCGCCGAGCATGGGTTCGCTCGACGTCTCCAGCGTCGACGAATTCGCCTCCGACGACTACTTCCTGACCGTCACCGACTTCCTCACGCCGAGCAGCCTGTACCTGGGCCGGGCCGGCAGCGACACGCGCACGCTGCTGAAATCCATGCCGGCCTTTTTCGACGCCGACCCGTACACGGTCGACCAGTTCACGGCGCGCTCGCAGGACGGTACCGAGGTGCCCTACTTCGTGGTGCGGCGCCGCGACACGGTCTTCGACGGCGCCAATCCGGCGCTGCTGTACGGCTACGGCGGCTTCGAAGTGTCGCTGGCGCCGTTCTACAGCGGCGTCACCGGCAGCGCCTGGCTGGAACAGGGCGGCGTGTACGTGCTGGCCAACATCCGCGGCGGCGGCGAGTTCGGCCCGCGCTGGCACCAGGCCGCGCTGAAGGAACGGCGCCAGCACGCCTTCGACGACTTCATCGCCGTGGCGGAAGACATTGTCGCGCGCAAGCTCACCGGCCCGCGCCACCTCGGCATCATGGGCGGCAGCAACGGCGGCCTGCTGGTCGGCGCCGTGCTGACCCAGCGCCCGGACCTGTTCAACGCCGTGGTGTGCCAGGTGCCGCTGCTGGACATGCGCCGCTACCACCAGCTGCTGGCCGGCGCCTCCTGGGTGGGCGAATACGGCGACCCGGACGACCCGGCGCAATGGGCCTTCATCGGCAAGTATTCGCCCTACCACAACGTGTCGGCGCACAAGCGCTACCCGCGCGTGCTGTTCACGACCTCCACCCGCGACGACCGCGTCCACCCCGGCCACGCGCGCAAGATGGCGGCGCTGATGCAGGAACAGGGGCATGACGTGCTGTACTGGGAAAACACCGAGGGCGGCCACGCCGGCGCGGCCAACAACGAGCAGACCGCGACCATGTGGGCCCTGACCTATGTGTTCCTGCTGCGCCAGCTCGGGCGCGCGTGA